In Gammaproteobacteria bacterium, the DNA window GGCGAACGGCTCCCCAGTGTAGCCGCTATCGACCAACACCATCTTCACTTCGGATACGTCTTCCGGGCTGCAAGACAGTGCCAGCAAGGCGCCTTGACGGTCAGTTACATTCGCTGTGGTGATGGCAATAGAATGAGGGAACCCATTGGTATCCACGGCAATGTGACGTTTGATACCAGACACCTTCTTGCCCGCATCGTAACCCTTTTCCTCTGCGGTATCCGTGTTCTTCACACTCTGCGCATCGGCAATTAGGAGCGAGGTCTTCTCCGTGCGACCATCGGCCAACCGTGCAGCAACGACCTGCTCCCGCAACAGGTTTTCCAGCAGGCTAGGCTGGTCAGCAAATGGCTTCGCGCCCCATTGGCGGAAGTATGTGTAGACCGTGTGGAAGGGTGGGTAGTCCTTTGGCAGCATTCGCCACTGGCAGCCACTTTTCAGCACGTATAGTATTGCGCAAAAAATATCGTACAAATCCAATATCCTCGGCTTTGTCACACGCCGGAAGCCCTCTAGCTTCGGACGGATGGCTTCAAATTGCTCACGGGTAATATCGCTGGGGTAAGTAGTACGCTCTTTCATCAGCGCTCCATCAGAAAATTTTTGTGTAACACGACAAAAGATTATGAGCAGGCTCTAAGGCGTCGGGCGGTCTCCAG includes these proteins:
- a CDS encoding transposase, with the translated sequence MKERTTYPSDITREQFEAIRPKLEGFRRVTKPRILDLYDIFCAILYVLKSGCQWRMLPKDYPPFHTVYTYFRQWGAKPFADQPSLLENLLREQVVAARLADGRTEKTSLLIADAQSVKNTDTAEEKGYDAGKKVSGIKRHIAVDTNGFPHSIAITTANVTDRQGALLALSCSPEDVSEVKMVLVDSGYTGEPFAQGVATIIPNAVVEVVKRNELHSFVVLPKRWIVERSFGWLEKCRRLWKNCERLLNNSLQMVDLAFLYLLLKRL